A window of the Pecten maximus chromosome 19, xPecMax1.1, whole genome shotgun sequence genome harbors these coding sequences:
- the LOC117317683 gene encoding collagen alpha-1(XII) chain-like produces MRTAISTNNDIFADPLPEIHEPVACESDEQDIVFVLDSSTSVGTGNFKEMLDFVRDMLLDADVDSGSVRVGVVLYSTDVSVEFHLNTFNNKPELFSAIENIRYMYGNTNTAGGLTALTSEMFITRNGDRPSARNIAFILTDGQSNINSADTIPAAEDAKGAGIEIYAIGIGLAEVDELKGISSQPLSKYLHTVDDFTELEGLRENMFNTICAGIESSRRYCVQLDWISLKNL; encoded by the exons ATGCGTACAGCGATTTCtacaaataatgatatttttgcAGATCCTCTACCAGAAATACATGAGCCTGTCG CCTGCGAATCAGATGAACAAGACATCGTGTTTGTGCTGGATTCCTCTACGAGTGTGGGAACTGGAAACTTCAAGGAGATGCTGGACTTTGTCAGGGACATGTTATTGGATGCTGATGTTGATTCCGGGTCTGTCCGAGTAGGAGTTGTCCTGTACAGTACCGATGTCTCCGTGGAGTTCCATCTAAACACCTTCAACAACAAGCCAGAACTGTTCAGCGCTATAGAGAACATCAGGTACATGTACGGGAACACTAACACGGCAGGCGGATTGACAGCTCTGACAAGTGAGATGTTTATAACCAGAAACGGGGACCGACCTAGCGCCAGGAACATTGCTTTTATACTCACTGACGGACAGTCCAACATAAATTCAGCCGACACCATTCCTGCTGCTGAGGACGCCAAGGGAGCCGGGATTGAGATATATGCTATCGGGATTGGTCTAGCAGAAGTTGACGAACTCAAGGGAATTTCCAGTCAACCCTTGTCCAAGTACTTACATACTGTTGACGATTTCACAGAACTGGAAGGATTACGGGAGAATATGTTCAACACAATATGTGCCGGTATTGAATCATCTAGACGATATTGTGTTCAGCTTGATTGGATATctttaaaaaatctttaa
- the LOC117317681 gene encoding collagen alpha-6(VI) chain-like: protein MLDFMTDFVNTVDIDSGNHRVGVVVYNTGISTKIFLDDHTDKDSLLQAITGIRYTYGNTNTADGLRVAREDILGAKGDRRTVPNVVILITDGIPNMNVRRTIPEATLIKEGGARMYLIGVGLSPGIALDDIPSEPFSENGFYINDFDDLPSIENSIFSGICKETIKCVSGQADIVILLDSSTSVGKENFNSMLDFTKNIVKSLDIDSGRFQVGIATYNTYIVHKTMLNAFQSSGDLLRLIDNIPYTYGNTNPSDALKFARSNIFSPEGGDRPDASNIIILITDGLANMNPRRSIPEANLARDEGIRVFVMDIGVGRAAELAGMANQPLEHNRFSVDTFDDMDKVKNALMTEICEGIYIILYDMLYVSMLSPLYSGSVITKNKI from the exons ATGCTTGATTTCATGACCGACTTTGTCAACACCGTGGACATTGACTCCGGAAACCATAGAGTGGGCGTGGTTGTCTACAACACTGGGATCAGTACCAAGATATTCCTAGACGATCATACTGATAAAGACAGTCTACTGCAGGCGATCACTGGTATCCGGTACACGTACGGCAACACCAACACTGCCGATGGATTACGTGTAGCTAGAGAAGATATATTGGGGGCGAAAGGAGACCGCAGAACGGTTCCAAATGTGGTAATACTGATAACAGATGGTATTCCGAATATGAATGTCCGAAGAACCATACCAGAGGCGACACTAATAAAGGAAGGGGGAGCTCGAATGTACCTTATAGGTGTGGGATTAAGTCCTGGTATAGCTTTGGATGACATACCTTCTGAACCCTTCTCCGAAAACGGTTTCTACATCAACGACTTTGATGATTTACCATCAATAGAAAACAGCATTTTCTCTGGGATCTGTAAAG AAACCATTAAATGTGTGTCCGGGCAGGCAGATATTGTCATACTCTTAGATTCATCAACAAGTGTTGGCAAAGAAAACTTCAACAGCATGCTGGATTTCACTAAGAACATTGTCAAGTCACTAGATATCGACTCCGGTCGGTTCCAAGTTGGTATTGCGacctataatacatatatagttCACAAGACAATGCTGAATGCATTTCAAAGCTCGGGTGATCTCCTGAGGTTGATAGACAATATTCCATATACTTACGGTAATACAAATCCGTCAGATGCATTGAAGTTTGCCAGGTCGAATATTTTCTCCCCAGAAGGCGGGGACAGACCAGACGCTTCTAACATCATTATACTGATCACTGATGGACTTGCTAACATGAATCCGAGGCGGTCAATTCCGGAGGCAAATCTGGCTCGAGATGAGGGCATACGAGTATTTGTGATGGACATAGGTGTAGGGAGGGCCGCGGAATTAGCTGGAATGGCTAATCAGCCACTTGAACACAACCGATTTAGCGTCGATACATTTGATGATATGGATAAGGTCAAGAATGCATTAATGACCGAGATATGcgaaggtatatatattattttgtacgacatgctatatgtatctatgcTCTCTCCGTTGTATTCTGGTTCGGTCATTACTAAAAATAAGATCTGA
- the LOC117317684 gene encoding collagen alpha-4(VI) chain-like yields MLLGIYLQIIACILACKSLRQDIVFILDSSTSVGKRNFQKMLNFTKDFLLAADIDSGSVRVGLITYSTSVTIHFYLNTFSTKAEVFSAIDDVLYQAGSTNTADALKTLTADMFTQGHGDRDDVPSVVVVVTDGVSNINMRQTIPRADEARLSGIAIYAIGIGIKETAELQGIANTPTEDFLYTIEDFTELDQVKETLFESFCLGNIISIVGMTV; encoded by the coding sequence ATGCTGCTAGGTATTTATTTGCAAATCATTGCCTGCATTTTAGCGTGCAAGTCGCTGCGACAGGATATAGTCTTCATCCTTGATTCGTCCACAAGCGTCGGGAAAAGGAACTTTCAGAAAATGCTGAATTTTACAAAAGATTTTCTGCTGGCTGCTGACATTGATTCCGGTAGTGTCCGTGTTGGACTGATAACCTATAGTACCTCGGTCACTATTCACTTTTACCTGAACACGTTTAGCACGAAAGCAGAGGTATTCTCCGCCATTGATGACGTATTATATCAAGCAGGGAGTACCAATACAGCTGATGCCCTTAAAACTCTAACTGCCGACATGTTTACTCAAGGTCATGGTGACCGTGACGATGTCCCGAGCGTCGTAGTGGTAGTCACAGATGGGGTGTCAAACATCAATATGCGGCAGACCATCCCAAGAGCAGACGAAGCGCGATTATCTGGCATAGCAATATACGCAATAGGTATTGGCATTAAAGAAACAGCAGAGCTTCAAGGAATAGCAAATACTCCGACTGAAGATTTCCTTTATACCATTGAAGACTTCACAGAGCTGGACCAAGTAAAGGAGACGTTGTTTGAATCTTTCTGCCTCGGTAACATTATTTCTATAGTTGGAATGACGGTTTAA
- the LOC117317680 gene encoding collagen alpha-1(XII) chain-like, with protein sequence MMVVLIDFKACGQSEQDIIFVLDSSTSVGTDNFREVLNFVKDLLSNADIDSGRVRVGTLIYSTGVEVRFNLNEFNTKADVFRAIDNIPYILGNTNTAGGIRVMSTEMFTSRNGDREGIPNIAFVITDGQSNINTKDTIPNAELARISGIDIYAIGIGLLETTELEGISSRPLEEFLFTVEEFTELQGLKETIFETVCPETPAPTTDPTTTTTTIPPTTLSACVSTEQDIVFVLDSSTSVGDDNFRRIIDFVKSFLNIAEIDSGAVRVGVLTYSTDVNIQFLLNTWGTKDDIYRALDVIPYAYGSTNTADALKMMRTEMFRTFAGDRPYVPNIAIVVTDGVSNINSRQTVPEADNAKSAGIQIYALGIGITEKKELKQIASSPLSDYLYTVEDFSELDLLQDNIFRNFCPVSSPTTQPVVRCVGVPQDLIFVLDSSTSVGDDNFRRMLEFVKDILLLADIDSGNVRVGVLIYSSGVEIQFHLNEYQTQAAVFQAIDKVPYILGSTNTADGLMVMRNEMFSFQHGDRPDVPNVGIVVTDGQSNINSLRTIPEANEAKSSGIDIYAIGIGLKETKELKGIASEPLEDFLYTVRGFEDLHNLKDRMFESICPGNTVCNFWWRLIT encoded by the exons atgatggtTGTTCTTATTGATTTCAAAGCGTGTGGGCAAAGTGAACAGGATATCATTTTTGTCCTGGATTCCTCTACAAGTGTTGGTACTGACAATTTTCGTGAGGTCCTGAATTTCGTCAAAGATCTGCTGTCGAATGCTGATATCGATTCTGGGCGAGTTCGTGTGGGAACACTCATTTATAGTACAGGTGTTGAAGTAAGATTCAATCTAAATGAGTTTAACACCAAAGCTGATGTATTTAGAGCAATAGATAATATACCGTACATACTTGGAAACACCAACACTGCCGGTGGTATCCGAGTAATGAGTACTGAAATGTTTACATCAAGGAATGGTGATAGAGAAGGTATTCCGAATATTGCATTTGTAATAACTGATGGTCAGTCTAATATAAACACAAAAGATACTATTCCAAATGCTGAGCTTGCTCGGATatctggtattgatatatatgctaTTGGAATCGGGCTACTGGAAACTACGGAACTTGAGGGGATTTCCAGCAGACCTCTAGAAGAATTTCTGTTCACTGTCGAGGAATTCACGGAGTTACAGGGATTGAAGGAGACAATATTTGAAACCGTCTGTCCAG aaactCCTGCTCCAACTACGGATCCAACAACAACCACGACAACTATACCGCCTACCACTTTATCTG CTTGTGTGTCGACAGAACAGGATATCGTGTTTGTACTTGATTCATCTACTAGTGTTGGTGACGACAACTTCCGGCGAATCATTGACTTTGTAAAGTCCTTCTTAAATATAGCGGAAATCGATTCTGGAGCAGTTCGTGTTGGCGTTCTCACTTATAGCACTGATGTAAACATTCAGTTCCTACTGAATACATGGGGGACTAAGGATGACATATATCGAGCCTTAGATGTTATACCATACGCGTATGGTAGCACAAACACAGCAGATGCGCTGAAAATGATGAGAACTGAGATGTTCCGAACGTTTGCAGGAGATAGGCCTTATGTTCCGAACATTGCTATAGTTGTCACAGACGGTGTATCAAATATCAACTCGAGGCAGACCGTCCCTGAAGCGGATAACGCGAAATCAGCCGGTATACAAATTTACGCTCTAGGAATAGGCATCACAGAAAAGAAGGAACTTAAACAAATAGCTAGTTCTCCTTTATCTGATTATCTGTACACTGTAGAAGATTTCTCGGAATTGGATCTCCTCCAGGATAACATCTTCAGGAATTTCTGCCCTG TTTCAAGTCCAACAACACAGCCCGTAG TAAGGTGCGTGGGTGTTCCACAAGATTTGATATTCGTCCTGGATTCCTCAACCAGTGTTGGTGATGACAACTTTCGACGAATGTTGGAATTCGTAAAGGACATTCTTTTACTCGCCGACATCGACTCTGGCAATGTCAGGGTAGGCGTTTTGATATATAGTTCTGGGGTAGAAAtacaatttcatttaaatgaataCCAAACACAAGCTGCCGTATTTCAGGCTATTGATAAGGTGCCATATATACTAGGTAGTACGAACACAGCGGATGGATTAATGGTCATGCGCaatgaaatgttttcatttcaacatgGTGACCGTCCTGATGTCCCCAATGTAGGTATAGTTGTAACAGATGGACAATCCAATATAAACTCGCTGAGAACCATCCCTGAGGCCAACGAAGCCAAGTCGTCAGGGATAGATATATATGCTATTGGCATAGGACTAAAAGAGACCAAAGAGTTAAAGGGAATAGCTAGTGAGCCATTAGAGGATTTCCTGTACACGGTGAGAGGGTTCGAGGACTTACACAATCTCAAGGATAGGATGTTCGAGTCCATCTGTCCGGGTAACACAGTTTGTAATTTCTGGTGGAGGTTAATTACTTAA
- the LOC117317682 gene encoding collagen alpha-1(XII) chain-like produces the protein MLTYLSYFSELFGDEGVVNPLIPSLPQPQPGASVIKECSDGRGDLLFILDSSTSVGDENFRKMLDFMKDIVRAAPIDSGHYQVAVIVFNSDVKVTLLLDAIDNQRDLLTYIDNIPYSYGNTNTASALQAMRDTIFIPSNGDRPDAPNVAVVMTDGESNINSGRTIPEANAAKREGVEIYGIGIGLMETSEIDGISSVPLDTHRFNVDNFDNLNDMKADIFAKICIGKCMHGKAYYSRAIFTLIHLIVILYDTDVYDLY, from the exons ATGTTGACATATTTGAGTTACTTTTCAGAACTTTTCGGCGATGAAG GGGTGGTAAATCCGTTGATACCGTCGCTACCACAACCACAGCCGGGAGCCTCAG TGATCAAGGAGTGTTCTGATGGAAGAGGCGATCTTTTATTTATCCTCGACTCGTCAACAAGTGTCGGAGATGAAAATTTTCGTAAAATGCTGGATTTCATGAAAGATATCGTCCGAGCGGCTCCGATTGATTCCGGACATTACCAAGTAGCAGTGATAGTCTTCAACTCCGATGTCAAGGTAACTTTGTTACTCGATGCTATTGATAACCAGCGGGACTTGTTGACATACATAGACAATATTCCATACAGTTACGGCAACACCAACACTGCCTCCGCTCTCCAAGCTATGCGCGATACGATTTTCATTCCGTCAAACGGCGATAGGCCAGATGCTCCAAATGTTGCTGTTGTAATGACCGACGGAGAGTCCAACATCAACTCTGGACGGACGATTCCCGAAGCTAATGCCGCGAAAAGGGAAGGTGTCGAGATCTATGGAATAGGTATCGGACTGATGGAAACTTCTGAAATAGACGGGATATCAAGTGTGCCTTTAGACACTCACAGATTCAACGTGGATAACTTCGACAACCTTAACGACATGAAGGCTGACATATTTGCCAAGATATGTATAGGTAAATGCATGCATGGCAAGGCGTATTATTCCAGAGCTATATTTACATTGATTCATTTAATCGTTATTCTATATGATACAGAtgtttatgatttatattaa